A single genomic interval of Vulpes vulpes isolate BD-2025 chromosome 3, VulVul3, whole genome shotgun sequence harbors:
- the LOC112918367 gene encoding glutathione S-transferase Mu 4, with amino-acid sequence MVMIFGYWDIRGLAHAVRLLLEYTDSHYEEKTYTMGDAPDYDRSQWLNEKFKLGLDFPNLPYLIDGAHKITQSNAILRYIARKHNLCGETEEEKIRVDILENQAMDTSNEMARVCYSPDFEKLKPEYVKAIPDKMKLYSQFLGKRPWFAGEKLTYVDFLVYDILDLHRIFEPTSLDTFPNLKEFMARFEGLKKISAYMKSSRFLPHPVYTKIATWGNK; translated from the exons ATGGTCATGATCTTCGGTTACTGGGACATTCGCGGG CTGGCGCACGCCGTCCGCCTGCTCCTGGAGTACACGGACTCGCACTACGAGGAGAAGACGTACACGATGGGGGACG CTCCCGACTATGACAGAAGCCAGTGGCTGAATGAAAAATTCAAGCTGGGTCTGGACTTCCCCAAT CTGCCCTACTTAATTGATGGGGCTCACAAGATCACCCAGAGCAACGCCATCCTTCGCTACATTGCTCGCAAACACAACCTCT GTGGGGAGACGGAAGAGGAGAAGATTCGTGTGGACATTTTGGAGAACCAAGCTATGGATACTTCTAATGAGATGGCCAGGGTCTGCTACAGCCCTGACTTT GAGAAACTGAAGCCTGAGTACGTGAAGGCAATCCCTGACAAGATGAAGCTCTACTCACAGTTTCTGGGGAAGAGGCCTTGGTTTGCAGGGGAGAAG CTCACCTATGTGGATTTCCTGGTTTACGACATCCTTGACCTGCACCGCATATTTGAGCCCACTTCCCTGGACACGTTCCCGAACCTGAAGGAGTTCATGGCTCGCTTTGAG GGCCTGAAGAAGATCTCTGCCTACATGAAGTCCAGCCGCTTCCTCCCACACCCCGTGTACACAAAGATTGCCACGTGGGGCAACAAGTAG